The stretch of DNA GCTTCATCATCGCCCTGTTCCAGGCCACCACGCAGATTCAAGAGCAGACGCTGACGTTCGCCCCCAAGGTCGTCATCGTCTTCATCGTGCTGGCCATGGCGGGGCCGTGGATCGGCCACCAGCTCCTGCGCTTCACCTTCCACGTCTTCGACCGGTTCCCGGCCCTCATCAACGGGTGAGCCGCGGATGAACAACGTCCAGGAAGCCTTCACGCGGCTCATTGAACAGTCGAACCTATCGCTGATGATCTTCACGATAGGGCTGCTGATGTGCCGCATCATGCCCGTGCTCATCTTCTCGCCGTTCCTCGGCGGCGAGGTGGTGCCGCCCGAGGTGCGCATGGGCGTGGGCGTCACCCTGTCGCTGGTGCTCTTCCCCTCGGTGGCGGACCGGATGGGGGCGCTGCCCACCAGCGCGCTGCCCTACATCGCGCTCTTGCTCAAGGAGGTGTTCATCGGCGTCTCGCTGGCGTTCATCGTCAACATCATCTTCGACGCGGCGCGCGTGGCGGGTACCCTGGTGGACACCATGGCGGGCAGTAACAACGCCCAGCTCTACGTGCCTCAATTGGGCCAGCAAGTCTCGCTCTTCTCCAGCCTCAAGGTGCAGCTGTCCGTGGTGCTGTTCCTCACGCTGGATGGGCACCACATCGTCATCTCGGCGCTGGCGGACAGCTTCGCCATCGTGCCGCTCGACAGCTTCCCGAAGTTCAGCCGGGGCACGTGGG from Stigmatella aurantiaca encodes:
- the fliQ gene encoding flagellar biosynthesis protein FliQ, which codes for MHQLSVITQQALFLVLIVSAPPVLISLIVGFIIALFQATTQIQEQTLTFAPKVVIVFIVLAMAGPWIGHQLLRFTFHVFDRFPALING
- a CDS encoding flagellar biosynthetic protein FliR, yielding MNNVQEAFTRLIEQSNLSLMIFTIGLLMCRIMPVLIFSPFLGGEVVPPEVRMGVGVTLSLVLFPSVADRMGALPTSALPYIALLLKEVFIGVSLAFIVNIIFDAARVAGTLVDTMAGSNNAQLYVPQLGQQVSLFSSLKVQLSVVLFLTLDGHHIVISALADSFAIVPLDSFPKFSRGTWAFFDVVSRAFANLLAISLSLAAPQMLSAFLTDLAMGAVNRVAPNLQVFFIAMAIKPMVSVLIAALALHLLIGRFQAEFVHMLELLQRAVHLLA